One Thermococcus sp. genomic region harbors:
- a CDS encoding NOG1 family protein — MKNPFEKMPTVLTADELIDKAFRRAEKAASAFNPVGGKVAKARGREELRVRTVSNVIRDNLRKILDRTPGVSTLPKFYQELVDTLVDRDQFHRSLARVNWAIKTIRNLEIRHVEKIRYSRDPVEIAKLRRAFYGRVADILHEIDDDLRYLNRARNVLKGLPVVDLELPTVVIAGHPNVGKSTLLRALTNAKPEVASYPFTTKGINVGQFEEHYLRYQVIDTPGLLDRPLSERNDVERQAILALKHLADLIVYIFDPSEHCGYPVEEQTHLFEEIYREFGEFPFIVAINKVDIAEEEKIKRIENFVRSMGLEPVRISALTGEGLDELRKRVVKVVEPKARELAKKIMEKELRKYREGSEL; from the coding sequence ATGAAGAACCCGTTTGAGAAGATGCCAACGGTTCTTACCGCTGACGAGCTCATCGATAAGGCCTTCAGGAGGGCCGAGAAAGCCGCTTCGGCGTTTAACCCTGTTGGCGGAAAGGTGGCAAAGGCGAGGGGGAGGGAAGAACTTAGGGTAAGAACTGTATCCAACGTCATCAGGGACAACCTGAGGAAGATACTGGACAGAACACCGGGCGTTTCAACGCTCCCGAAGTTCTATCAGGAGCTCGTGGATACACTCGTTGACCGCGACCAGTTCCACCGCTCGCTGGCGAGGGTTAACTGGGCGATAAAGACGATAAGGAACCTTGAAATCAGGCACGTGGAGAAGATACGCTACTCGCGGGACCCGGTTGAGATAGCGAAGCTCAGAAGGGCCTTCTACGGGCGCGTCGCTGACATACTGCACGAGATAGACGATGACTTGAGGTACCTCAACAGGGCAAGGAACGTTCTCAAGGGGTTACCGGTTGTTGACCTTGAGCTACCAACGGTAGTTATAGCCGGCCACCCCAACGTGGGCAAAAGCACGCTTTTGAGGGCCCTGACCAACGCAAAGCCAGAGGTTGCGAGCTATCCCTTTACCACCAAGGGCATAAACGTCGGCCAGTTCGAGGAGCACTACCTCCGCTATCAGGTCATAGATACGCCCGGTTTGCTCGACAGGCCCCTCAGCGAGAGAAACGATGTTGAGAGGCAGGCAATCCTAGCCTTAAAGCACCTCGCGGACCTGATAGTCTACATCTTCGACCCCAGCGAGCACTGCGGTTATCCTGTTGAGGAGCAGACCCACCTCTTCGAGGAAATCTACCGGGAGTTCGGCGAGTTTCCCTTCATAGTTGCGATAAACAAGGTGGACATAGCGGAGGAGGAGAAGATTAAGAGAATCGAAAACTTCGTCCGCTCGATGGGCCTCGAACCTGTGAGGATTTCGGCCCTAACCGGGGAGGGCCTCGACGAGCTCAGGAAGCGCGTTGTAAAGGTTGTGGAGCCAAAGGCCAGAGAGCTGGCGAAGAAAATCATGGAGAAGGAACTCAGAAAGTACAGGGAAGGTTCCGAGCTTTAA
- the pyrG gene encoding glutamine hydrolyzing CTP synthase, whose amino-acid sequence MTKFIFVTGGVVSGLGKGITSASLGMLMKARGFRTTNIKIDPYINYDAGTMNPYQHGEVFVLDDGGEVDLDLGNYERFLDTNLTFDHNITTGKVYSAVIEKERRGEYLGATVQVIPHITNEIKERIRRIARDYEVVVVEIGGTVGDIESMPFLEAARQMQLEEGRDNVAFVHVTYVPKLKVVGEQKTKPTQHSVKELRSLGIQPDAIVARSEDPLEEGARKKISLFTNVPEEAVVSAYDVEDTYEVPLLLEKEGLPAYLTKRLGLPERKPELDAWREMVEKYKSLSDEVEIAIVGKYVKLADSYLSIKEALKHSSVANDVKVRIRWIEAEDVEREGTALLEGVDGIIVPGGFGARGSEGKIEAIRYARENDIPFLGICFGFQLTVVEFARNVLGLKGAHSTEIDPQTPHPVVDLMPEQRGLDRLGGTMRLGVYPVKVKPGTLAHRLYGRELIYERHRHRWEVNPDYIERFEKAGLVFSGIAGDDERRMEILELPGHSYFIATQFHPEFKSRPMSPAPVFRGLVKAARERRQ is encoded by the coding sequence ATGACGAAGTTCATCTTTGTCACGGGCGGTGTCGTTAGCGGTCTCGGAAAGGGCATAACCAGCGCTTCCCTCGGGATGCTCATGAAGGCGCGCGGATTTAGAACGACCAACATCAAGATCGACCCCTACATCAACTACGACGCCGGGACGATGAACCCCTATCAGCACGGGGAAGTTTTTGTGCTCGACGACGGCGGTGAGGTTGACCTGGATTTGGGAAACTACGAGCGCTTTCTGGATACCAACCTCACATTCGACCACAACATAACGACCGGGAAGGTCTATTCTGCCGTCATCGAGAAGGAGAGGAGAGGAGAATACCTCGGAGCAACGGTTCAGGTTATCCCTCATATCACCAACGAGATAAAGGAGCGCATAAGGAGAATCGCGAGGGACTATGAAGTGGTTGTCGTTGAGATAGGCGGAACCGTCGGCGACATCGAGAGCATGCCCTTCCTTGAGGCGGCGAGACAGATGCAGCTCGAAGAGGGCAGGGACAACGTCGCCTTCGTCCACGTCACCTACGTTCCCAAACTGAAGGTCGTTGGCGAGCAGAAGACCAAGCCAACTCAACACAGCGTTAAAGAGCTCCGCTCCCTCGGAATCCAGCCGGATGCGATAGTGGCCCGCTCAGAGGACCCGCTGGAGGAGGGGGCGAGGAAGAAGATAAGCCTCTTCACGAACGTTCCGGAAGAAGCCGTCGTCAGCGCCTACGACGTTGAAGACACCTACGAGGTTCCTCTCCTCCTTGAAAAGGAGGGACTCCCCGCTTACCTCACGAAGAGGCTCGGTCTTCCAGAGAGGAAGCCGGAACTCGACGCCTGGCGTGAGATGGTGGAGAAGTACAAGTCCCTGAGCGATGAGGTCGAGATAGCCATCGTTGGAAAGTACGTTAAGTTAGCCGACTCCTACCTCAGCATAAAAGAGGCTTTAAAGCACTCCAGCGTGGCCAACGATGTCAAGGTGAGGATACGCTGGATAGAGGCGGAGGACGTTGAGAGGGAAGGAACCGCCCTTCTGGAGGGTGTCGACGGCATCATAGTTCCGGGGGGCTTTGGAGCTAGGGGGAGCGAGGGGAAGATAGAGGCCATACGCTACGCCAGAGAGAACGACATACCCTTCCTCGGAATATGCTTCGGCTTCCAGCTGACTGTCGTCGAGTTCGCGAGGAACGTTCTCGGGCTTAAGGGGGCGCACTCGACCGAGATAGATCCTCAAACCCCACACCCAGTCGTTGACCTGATGCCCGAGCAACGGGGTTTGGACAGGCTCGGCGGAACGATGCGCCTCGGGGTGTACCCCGTTAAGGTAAAACCGGGAACCTTAGCTCACAGGCTCTACGGAAGGGAGCTGATATACGAGAGGCACAGACACCGCTGGGAGGTGAATCCAGACTACATCGAGAGGTTCGAGAAAGCGGGGCTGGTCTTCAGCGGTATCGCCGGCGACGACGAGAGAAGGATGGAGATACTTGAGTTGCCGGGCCACAGCTACTTCATAGCGACCCAGTTCCATCCCGAGTTCAAGTCGAGGCCGATGAGCCCGGCACCGGTCTTCAGGGGACTGGTCAAGGCCGCGAGGGAAAGGCGTCAGTAG
- a CDS encoding DUF555 domain-containing protein: protein MGDYVVVLEAPIIVRDVETSEDAINVAVSKVTKALNKEKLDFVRVELGYSQCPVCGAHFESAFVVGNVGLVGMYLTLKVYNAQTVEHAVRIAKAVVGKALKKVPLKVYEIRELTEEEGNGIELDE, encoded by the coding sequence ATGGGGGACTACGTGGTTGTCCTTGAGGCACCTATAATCGTTAGGGACGTTGAGACGAGCGAGGATGCCATAAACGTCGCGGTGAGCAAGGTAACTAAGGCCCTCAACAAGGAGAAGCTGGACTTCGTGAGGGTCGAGCTCGGCTACTCCCAGTGCCCGGTCTGCGGTGCCCACTTCGAGAGCGCTTTCGTCGTCGGGAACGTCGGGCTCGTTGGCATGTACCTGACCCTCAAGGTTTACAACGCCCAGACGGTTGAACATGCGGTCAGAATAGCTAAGGCCGTTGTTGGAAAGGCCCTAAAGAAGGTTCCCCTCAAGGTCTACGAGATAAGGGAGCTCACCGAGGAGGAGGGCAACGGCATCGAGCTGGATGAGTAA
- a CDS encoding 30S ribosomal protein S8e: MAIWQGRSLKKPSGGRIVLARKKRKRELGREPANTRVVEDVEKRKIIRTFGGNRKVRLVGALYANVFENGKGKKVKILNVVENPANRQYARRNIITKGAIIETEIGKAIVTSRPGQDGVVNAVLIKEENA; the protein is encoded by the coding sequence ATGGCAATCTGGCAGGGAAGATCACTTAAGAAACCTTCGGGAGGAAGGATTGTCCTCGCGAGGAAGAAGAGGAAGAGGGAGCTCGGTAGGGAACCCGCGAACACCAGGGTCGTTGAGGACGTCGAGAAGAGGAAGATTATAAGGACGTTCGGCGGTAACAGGAAGGTTCGCCTCGTCGGTGCCCTCTACGCCAACGTCTTCGAGAACGGCAAGGGCAAGAAGGTCAAGATACTCAACGTCGTCGAGAACCCGGCCAACAGGCAGTACGCGAGGAGGAACATAATAACCAAGGGCGCCATCATAGAGACCGAGATAGGGAAGGCCATCGTCACGAGCAGGCCCGGTCAGGACGGTGTTGTCAACGCCGTTCTCATAAAGGAGGAGAACGCCTGA
- a CDS encoding DUF2284 domain-containing protein — protein sequence MEILWEKEVAASSIVVSPRPVWKCRACLMYSKRPSCPPHAPDWREAKEWVGSFRKALLVKFSINMEDFEEEKRKALLWLLKREAELFKEGKLYAMALFPGNCNLCDDCPFERGQACRMPEKVRPSVDAVGIELSSLVDIDFSESVLYGLIMVE from the coding sequence ATGGAGATCCTGTGGGAGAAGGAGGTTGCCGCTTCGAGCATAGTGGTTTCGCCGAGGCCGGTCTGGAAGTGCCGTGCTTGTCTCATGTACAGTAAAAGGCCCTCGTGCCCTCCCCACGCCCCGGACTGGAGGGAAGCTAAGGAGTGGGTTGGGAGCTTTAGGAAGGCCCTCCTCGTGAAGTTCTCAATAAACATGGAGGACTTTGAAGAGGAAAAGCGGAAAGCCCTTCTCTGGCTCCTCAAGAGGGAAGCCGAGCTCTTCAAGGAGGGCAAGCTCTACGCGATGGCCCTCTTCCCGGGCAACTGCAACCTCTGCGACGACTGCCCCTTTGAGAGGGGTCAAGCATGCAGGATGCCTGAAAAGGTCAGGCCGAGCGTTGACGCCGTGGGAATAGAGCTGAGCTCCCTCGTGGATATAGACTTCTCCGAGAGCGTCCTCTACGGCTTGATAATGGTGGAGTAA
- a CDS encoding PIN domain-containing protein, with translation MGEVVIQKPELQILINLLAEKGELEVSYPLYELPLLKVRPSARGYELTVLAERRAFNALSRGHSSELPTWSDFYECFISSGIVRYENLDEFERTLELYRRLRKGVVFAPDTNLFYHRFISSYRPLDGYQIIVAEGVKKEIEEAMNYKYRRKQLEELSRVVRNPHLLREFNNRRTKKSRKAAYIALKEFERLKDRIIIAESVSEPVHNNDELIVKTLKRYDTMSPVLVVFLTADIAVTDVAEMEGLEYFLFKYPRESLGHHEVSAYQLRTLLFNLSAVFGVIEVNGIVIFGEFGGKVALNELKLAFPGKDGLYSEFTFHLDLSRKLMEIMKG, from the coding sequence GTGGGAGAAGTCGTGATACAGAAGCCTGAACTTCAGATACTGATCAACCTTCTGGCCGAGAAAGGAGAACTCGAAGTTTCCTACCCCCTCTACGAGCTTCCCCTTCTCAAGGTTAGACCTTCGGCGAGAGGGTACGAACTAACCGTCCTGGCCGAGAGGAGAGCTTTTAATGCCCTTTCCCGGGGGCATTCCTCGGAGCTTCCCACGTGGAGCGACTTCTACGAATGCTTTATTTCCTCCGGCATAGTGAGGTACGAGAACCTTGACGAGTTCGAGAGAACCCTTGAGCTCTACCGCAGGCTGAGGAAGGGCGTCGTTTTCGCCCCCGACACGAACCTCTTCTACCACCGCTTCATCTCCTCCTACCGACCCCTCGACGGCTACCAGATAATAGTGGCCGAGGGGGTTAAAAAGGAGATAGAGGAGGCCATGAACTACAAATACCGGAGGAAGCAACTGGAGGAACTCTCAAGGGTCGTCAGAAACCCCCACCTGCTCAGGGAGTTCAACAACAGGCGGACGAAGAAGAGCAGGAAAGCTGCATACATAGCCCTAAAGGAGTTCGAGAGGCTGAAAGACAGGATAATCATAGCGGAAAGCGTGAGTGAGCCCGTCCACAACAACGACGAGCTTATAGTGAAGACCCTGAAGCGCTACGACACGATGAGCCCGGTTTTGGTGGTGTTTCTCACGGCGGACATAGCTGTAACGGACGTTGCCGAGATGGAGGGCCTTGAGTACTTCCTCTTCAAATACCCCCGGGAAAGCCTTGGCCACCACGAAGTCTCGGCCTACCAGTTGAGGACGTTGCTCTTCAACCTCTCGGCCGTCTTTGGTGTCATCGAGGTGAACGGCATCGTAATCTTCGGCGAGTTCGGGGGCAAGGTTGCCCTCAACGAGCTCAAGCTGGCGTTCCCAGGCAAGGACGGGCTTTACAGTGAGTTCACCTTTCACCTTGACCTCAGCAGAAAGCTGATGGAGATAATGAAAGGTTAA
- a CDS encoding MBL fold metallo-hydrolase: protein MGGHGFSALVEGHGRRVLVDTGTNGRVLLNNMDELDVEPDSIDYVFITHGHYDHTGGLKAFLEARSRPVKVIAHPGIFVRRVALKPERREIGIPFEKEELEELGARFVLRREPFEFTEGFMSSGEIERETWDRAVGYLAEDDLKPDPVKDDIALIIDLGENVAVITGCGHSGVINIANHSMKVSGKPVKALVGGLHLIGAKPETLEDVVKNLDVEFLFAGHCTGLESFAYLRCQMEGVEPLHVGKSVEL, encoded by the coding sequence ATGGGAGGACACGGCTTCTCCGCACTCGTGGAGGGTCATGGAAGGAGGGTACTCGTTGACACCGGCACGAACGGGAGGGTTCTCCTCAACAACATGGACGAGCTGGACGTCGAGCCAGATTCCATAGACTACGTCTTCATAACACACGGCCACTACGACCACACCGGCGGACTTAAGGCCTTCCTTGAGGCCCGCTCAAGACCAGTAAAAGTCATCGCACACCCCGGCATCTTTGTGAGGAGGGTGGCACTGAAGCCCGAGAGGAGGGAGATTGGCATACCCTTTGAGAAGGAAGAGCTTGAGGAGCTGGGGGCCCGCTTTGTCCTGAGGAGAGAACCCTTCGAGTTTACGGAAGGGTTCATGAGCTCGGGGGAGATAGAGAGGGAAACATGGGACAGGGCAGTCGGCTACCTCGCTGAAGATGACCTCAAACCCGACCCAGTGAAGGACGACATCGCCCTGATAATCGACCTCGGGGAGAACGTCGCTGTAATAACCGGTTGCGGACACTCTGGCGTGATAAACATAGCTAACCACTCCATGAAAGTTTCCGGAAAGCCCGTAAAGGCCCTCGTAGGTGGCCTGCACCTCATAGGGGCGAAGCCGGAAACGCTGGAGGACGTCGTTAAAAACCTCGACGTTGAGTTCCTTTTCGCAGGCCACTGCACCGGCCTTGAATCCTTCGCATACCTGAGGTGCCAGATGGAAGGGGTAGAGCCCCTCCACGTCGGGAAGAGTGTGGAGCTCTAG
- a CDS encoding 7-carboxy-7-deazaguanine synthase QueE, which translates to MRLIMAEVFNSWQGEGGSVEGSAFGRRQIFVRFAGCDLHCNYCDSKQYIDASRVFRWRYEVEPFTGKFEYKPNPASLEEVVDAVLRLDTGDIHSISYTGGEPTLQIKGLKALMERMKELGFDNFLETHGGLPELVKEVAPLVDYASVDIKDETAKATEDWKGLVLREVESIRILKGEGAKVYAKLVVTSETRAENVRWYAEILKGLAPLAIQPREPIEISQERLMELYREAALVMGRKNVGLSFQVHKYLNVL; encoded by the coding sequence ATGAGGCTCATAATGGCTGAGGTCTTCAACAGCTGGCAGGGCGAGGGGGGAAGCGTCGAAGGTTCAGCCTTCGGGAGAAGGCAGATTTTCGTCCGCTTCGCCGGTTGCGACCTTCACTGTAATTATTGCGACTCAAAACAGTACATCGATGCATCCCGCGTTTTCCGCTGGCGCTATGAGGTAGAACCCTTTACCGGAAAGTTCGAGTATAAGCCGAATCCGGCTTCGCTTGAAGAGGTCGTTGATGCAGTTCTACGGCTTGATACAGGGGATATACACTCGATAAGCTACACCGGGGGAGAGCCGACGCTCCAGATAAAGGGTCTGAAAGCCTTAATGGAGCGCATGAAAGAACTCGGTTTCGATAACTTCCTTGAGACCCACGGGGGTCTTCCAGAGCTTGTTAAGGAGGTTGCTCCTCTGGTGGACTACGCGAGCGTGGACATAAAGGACGAGACGGCTAAAGCCACGGAAGACTGGAAAGGACTCGTTCTCAGGGAGGTCGAGAGCATAAGGATTCTTAAGGGGGAAGGCGCAAAGGTCTACGCCAAGCTCGTCGTTACCTCGGAGACGAGGGCTGAAAACGTTCGCTGGTATGCGGAGATTTTAAAGGGACTTGCACCGCTGGCGATACAACCGAGAGAGCCGATTGAAATAAGCCAGGAGAGGCTTATGGAGCTCTACCGCGAGGCCGCGCTGGTAATGGGAAGAAAGAACGTCGGGCTCAGTTTTCAGGTGCATAAGTACCTCAACGTTCTCTGA
- a CDS encoding DUF357 domain-containing protein yields the protein MGREITEEKLLKYFKITEEALNRLEIAVHEKSLLMKVAEDFLTMARSYFEDARYYYERGDYVTAFAALNYAHGFIDAGVRLGVFRGEDDRLFAFG from the coding sequence GTGGGCCGAGAGATAACGGAGGAGAAGCTCCTCAAGTACTTCAAAATAACCGAAGAAGCACTAAACCGGTTGGAAATAGCCGTTCACGAGAAAAGCCTCCTTATGAAAGTCGCCGAGGACTTTTTGACCATGGCGAGAAGCTATTTTGAGGACGCCAGATACTACTACGAGAGGGGCGATTACGTTACGGCCTTTGCGGCCCTGAACTACGCCCACGGTTTTATCGATGCGGGCGTAAGGCTTGGCGTCTTCAGGGGTGAGGACGACAGGCTCTTCGCGTTTGGGTGA
- a CDS encoding RuvB-like helicase codes for MPVIEEVTAPRSLERVGMHSHIRGLGLDENGKARFIADGMVGQVKAREAAGIAVELIKRGKLAGKGILLVGPTGSGKTAIAMGIARELGEDVPFVQIAGSEIYSAEVNKTEFLKQAMRRAIGVRISEERKVYEGEVKEIRINKTRHPFNPYVEVPESVVITLRTKDDEKTVRAGREIAYQLMELGVEEGDVIQIDAETGRVSKIGTTKEEEGLFFKRKVNLPSGPVLKIKEFTYTVTLHDLDVANARGNIFGLLFSTGAEISDEIRQRVDETVKSWVEEGRATLVPGVLFIDEVHMLDIEAFSFLARAMESELAPILILATNRGRTKIRGTDIEAPHGIPIDMLDRLLIINTEPYKKEEIREIVKIRAKEEKIEVSEEAIEYLAELGEKTSLRYAVQLLAPASVLAKGGRVEREHVEKAKEYFADLRRSMEFVEKLEGMLS; via the coding sequence ATGCCAGTGATAGAGGAAGTGACTGCCCCGAGAAGTCTCGAAAGGGTCGGCATGCACTCCCACATAAGAGGTCTCGGCCTCGACGAGAACGGAAAGGCGAGGTTCATAGCGGACGGAATGGTCGGGCAGGTTAAGGCAAGGGAAGCCGCGGGAATAGCAGTCGAGCTCATAAAGCGCGGTAAGCTCGCCGGAAAGGGCATCCTCCTCGTCGGGCCGACCGGTTCTGGTAAAACGGCCATAGCGATGGGAATAGCCAGGGAACTTGGTGAGGACGTTCCCTTTGTCCAGATAGCGGGGAGCGAGATTTACTCGGCCGAGGTCAACAAGACGGAGTTCCTTAAGCAGGCCATGAGAAGGGCCATAGGGGTTAGAATAAGTGAGGAGAGGAAGGTGTACGAAGGCGAGGTTAAGGAGATTAGAATAAACAAGACGAGGCATCCCTTCAACCCCTACGTGGAAGTTCCGGAAAGCGTCGTGATAACCCTGCGCACTAAAGACGACGAGAAGACCGTCAGAGCGGGCAGGGAAATAGCCTATCAGCTCATGGAGCTCGGCGTTGAGGAGGGAGACGTCATCCAGATCGATGCAGAAACCGGAAGGGTCTCGAAGATTGGAACCACGAAGGAGGAAGAGGGACTCTTCTTCAAGAGGAAGGTCAACCTTCCGAGCGGGCCGGTTCTCAAGATAAAGGAGTTCACCTACACGGTTACGCTCCACGACTTGGATGTCGCCAACGCGCGCGGAAACATCTTCGGCCTGCTATTCAGCACGGGAGCCGAGATAAGCGACGAGATAAGACAGCGCGTTGACGAGACCGTAAAGAGCTGGGTGGAGGAAGGAAGGGCAACGCTTGTCCCGGGGGTTCTCTTTATAGACGAGGTTCACATGCTCGACATAGAGGCGTTCTCCTTCCTAGCGAGGGCGATGGAAAGCGAACTGGCGCCGATACTTATCTTAGCAACCAACCGTGGAAGGACAAAGATAAGGGGAACCGACATAGAGGCCCCGCACGGGATTCCAATAGACATGCTCGACAGGCTCCTGATAATCAACACCGAGCCCTACAAGAAGGAGGAAATCCGCGAGATAGTCAAGATTCGCGCAAAGGAGGAGAAGATAGAGGTCAGCGAGGAGGCGATAGAATACCTTGCCGAGCTCGGCGAGAAGACCAGCCTCCGCTATGCCGTCCAGCTCCTAGCTCCTGCAAGCGTTCTGGCTAAAGGCGGAAGAGTCGAGAGGGAGCATGTGGAAAAGGCAAAGGAGTACTTCGCCGACCTCAGGAGGAGCATGGAGTTCGTCGAGAAGCTTGAGGGCATGCTGAGCTGA